aacaatgaaaaagatgaagaaaacatcaaatGTTAAAAATTCACATTGAAATGGAGAGAAGCATAGTGAGGAGCATGGGTTTCCTGCCAGTTTGAGGTAACCTGCAAGCTTTCACTTGTTCCTTCAGGCATCAAAGAGCGTTTACCCCCAGGCCTTGTCCAAGGGACAGACATTTGGATTGCATTAAGCTTCCAGGGGGTATGTGTGCAAAACTCCAGTATGGAACAGTTATTAAAAAGGCTGCATGTTTGCTATTTCTGTGGTTTGTCAGAAAGGTCATTGTTTaagatgttttcatttaatgacAATGTGCCTCTATTCTTGTTATTAtagtttgtttctttcatgtCCGTTCCTCCTCCTCAGTATCATTGTTTGTCCCTGTCCTGTGAAGTGTCTTGCTGTTCTGGTGCCATGGGATTGGGAAGATGTTACAGATTTGTGTAACTTCTCACTACACTGGTGGTTCATTTACAGAGGGGTGTTTCCACCATAGCCACTTCTCTGCACTTATTGGGAAGATTTAAtctggagcaggaaaaaaggaactATACTCATTTATGCAGAGCACGGTGGGAGCTGCATTACTTTAGCAGATGAAGGCTTGTTACAGTTCCCAGGAACTCCTCACCTGATTACCACCTATCGGATCTTTCTGCTTAATCAAAGCCCCTACACTTGCATTCACGCAGGTCTGcaacagcagaaaatgggagCAGAATTATGCATCCCATGCAGAAAATACACCAAACACTAAACCAAACTCTTCATTATAAGCACATCTCCTGAACTGGCAGAAATAAGCAGCGTaggccaccaaaaaaaaaaaaaaccaacacaggaCTCAAAAGCAcaaattccagctgaaataCAAGACAAAGAGATCACCCAGTTATTAACCTTGCACAAACTGGAGGTGTGGGTAActgctcattttctcctttatacAAGAACTcaaaaaaaataggtttttattttgagatgGAAAAGAACAGCATTGTATGATGGGAACATCATACATAGAAGCACACAAACAACTTtgaaaaaatagcaggaaacaTTAACAGATGAGTTAACAGTAGctaaatatttatattgcaCATTTCACATTTATCACAACAAACccttctttttccagaaaaatatcTGGGTTAGGGGCTAGGACAGACAGTATACAATTTAATTGTTTCTCTTCATATATTAACTTCCTTTAAAGGGGACAACACAGCAAAGTGGGCCCCTCTGCAGGGGAAAAGATGTGGTATCTTCATTTGTGAGCTACTGGGTGTGATAAGTGGAGGGAAGCAAACAGCAAGGAGACACAGGCACACAGCTCAGGCTCAGGAGATAGCCgagagcagcaggacaagccAGAAACCAGCCCTAGTGACAATGGGAAAAGTTCCCTAGGGGCCAAAATGAACTTGCAGTCTGCTTCAGCCCAGAAAGCCACAGAGCTGACTGAAAGCAAGACTCGGAGCAGGGACAAAGTGAGCAGCAGGGGATTTGTTTATAAGCCCTTCCCCATGTCTAGcctgtcttttctctcttgtcTCTGTTGCAAGAGGTTTGTCTGATGTAGGCTTTGTTCAAAGAAAACCTGAGGTTTGAGTTGAAAAGCTGTTTGAGGGAAGAGCTCTGGAGAGACCTACCTCAATGCTCCTGTCAAAGATTTATATTCTTTAATGACAGAGGtattttggtgtttcttttaaTGATGATGACAAAGACTTAGCTGCTATGTGCAGCACATAAGTAGCAGCTTTGTCAAGCTTTACCTCTTACAGAAGGGTGAGTGGGTGCCAGCATCACAAGCTGTGCGCTAGGGCACAATCTGAGCTCAGGAACAGCCATGATCTTGGAAGCAATTCCTGCACACTTGGAAATAAAGGCAGCACAAGGTTCTGGTAAGAAGGATTTCATAACTTTCCTGTCTTCCTTCACTTCTCCTATGCTCTGTCTGAACTAGGAGCTGGCTGATCAATAGCTCTGGGCAGAGCCTCCTACAAAGCCTGTCCTGAACGCTAGACTGAGTTCTTATACAATCAGCTGTGATGCCACTTGGGCAAGGCCAGAGGACAGTGATCAGACAGCTCCAAAACACAATGAGAAAAGGGCCTTTGTCAATACCGACAGGGAACCTATGACTACCCAGGATCCAGAAACAGTTGTGTCTTGCTTTAACCTACTGCTCCCACCAAAGCAGCCTTTTCTCCATGTCCTTCAGCCTGCTCCACCCGCTCTGGAGAGGGCATGAGCCCAATTACCCAGCCCTCAGCAGCCACCAATTACAGAGGAAGAAGAGCCCTTGCATTGTCCGTGCCCTGTCAGGCATCATCTGCCTGCCAAGcgtgctgcagcagcctttgTCACCGTGCTGTCCCCCCGGCAGCCAGCTGCACAGCTTGAACGAGAGCGGGAGAGAGCATAAGGAAGCCATTAGAGGTTAGGAGCAGTTGCCCAACATGACTCAAAGAGGGATCTGAGGAAACATAATGGAATCACTCATGAGCAACTGTCCGTCCGGTCCACATCTGCAGGCGGTCTGCAGCTGTTCCGCTCTCTCCACACAGAGCAGGccagctctccagagcagcaTAATCTCTGCATTAGCTTAGAGTACCTGCCCATTAGCTTTAAATGTGTCaaacgttaaaaaaaaaaaacccaaacaaaactcGTGGTCTGTGAAAGAATGGCCATGAAGAGACGGtacttgggaaaacaaaagccaggaGGAGGAACAATGATTCCCTATTGAACAACAAATGGAGAAAGTAGGCTCCAGCTTTTAATTGCAACACCATGCCAAGCAACTTGAAGTAAATGTATCTGTGTTTATTTCACATTCAGCTTCCCAGTTGTGCAATGGGAAATCAAGGAGAATGAGCACAGTATTAGTGATGGGGCAGGATCTCAGCTGGCACAGGCATGGGTGCATGGGAGGAAAAATATCAAGAGTGCCCACAGCCTGGTGTgagccctgcctgtgctcagcagcggtcctcatccctgtgtcctCAAAGAACTAATTCATTCCCCAGGACACAGGGGGCAAGTCCTGATTCCACTAAGGGTCAAAATAAGAATCATGGTTAACTGCCTGAGACACCCTCCCACCATCATCATCCCTTCCTCACGCTATCTGCCTTTGCGATGTAACATCCTTTTTAACAGCCATAGTATTTTATGTCTATAAACAGCAAATATTCAAGTAACAACCCTTCCACCTGctccttttcagttttcttcattgTAGATAGGATCAGTAAGGAAAATactcagaggaaaagaagatcTGTTTTTGAAATGAACGATAAACATTTATCTAACAGTTCATCAAAGGGTACCTCAACTCTACACAGTTTTCAGCAGGTGGAAACCAAATTGTGAATCGGTGGACTTTCCAAAATACACAGTGGCTGCAAGATCAGATGCCAGCTGTACACTCATTATTCACTCGTGCCTATTTTGAGATAGGTAAGtccctttttttgttaaacagaCAGGTTGTGCTGGGAAGTAATAACTAGCTGCATCCACAAAACTTATCAGTGTTACTGGGTCACTTAAACTTGCATTTGTAACAGTTCTCTTCAAAagaaatagctttaaaaaagaagggagagaggatGTCCCCCGCAGCCTGGTATCAGCAGTGATTGTCTAGGCAGGCTGAGGATTATGATTATTATAACCAGTGATGTGGACTCCAGAGAAGTGATAAAAGCGTTCTTCCAAAGTAGGCTTTGGAACCATCAAACATGTTAAATGAAGTAAGAATTTGCTTCTCTGAGAGGATTAATACCACAAGTTTATAAACCAGTCTAAACACTTATTTGGAAGACTAAACCATTCCTGAATTGTGTCAGTTGCTGTTGTAGCCTTTCATGGATTCACTGAAACTCTAAAGGGACTCTGGAATCCATGGAGTACCTCAAGACAACCCATGAAAGGCTCTCTTCACTAACACAGAGCTACTGGTTTTAATATGGAAATGATGTGAAAAGCTCAGCTTCTCCTCTACGTATAGGATTAAATTACACAGCcagaaacagctgctgcagctcaacAAGAAAATCCAACATTTGCAAAACAGTGGCTTGAAAAGGCAGGGAGTGGGGAAGTCAATATTTACAACACACTCATTTCTACTTAACAGTTAAGGAAATCAGGAGGCAGAGTGAGGGGGACTAAAATCGTTCACTTCACAAAATATCTCCGTTTTAGTTCTCTATCCCTCTTTCACCTGAAATAATGTGCAATTCCAAATGTGGAACAGCACAGGTAAAATCAGTATTAATTAGGAATTACATTAAACCCCTGAGTACCAGAATCATATCATTTTATAATCCAGACTCTCTGTTCTTTGCCCCCATCCAAAAAATCCATACTTTGAGAATTAGTAGGATAATTCCTTAACTTTCATTCTAGAAGCAAATCAAGCTGAAACACTGTGTCCCATCTGTGGTGTTACTCCCATCCTACAACCCAGTCAGACAGAATCTTCACTATCAGTCTTGCTAGAATTAGAGAAAGGATTTTAACAcaattaaaatgagaatttcGGTCTCTTTGCAAGGTATGCATTATAAGATTAATACTTAATAATCCTGTCAGCATTTGTTTAAGCTAAGCCAGTGGAGCAGAAATTTACAGTCACTTTAGCTGCCTGTTGCTACATTTCTCTAAATCAAGTGAAACAATTAAGCATGTGCCTGCTTACCTCTAGCAGATGTTACACACTACATGAATATCCAAACCCAGAGTTAAGACACAGCCATAGTGTGTCTCAATACAGCAATAATACCCTCAAAAACCAGCAATTAATTATTTCCTCGCTATCAGCCCTTCAGCAGCTTTGCCACTGTATTTTCCACACACATTTGTGATATGAAGCACTTATTCATTGTTTgctcagagaacagaaaaagactCGGAtaattcttttgctttctctctgaaGTCGGACACCATAGCTTAAGTTCAACTTCTTATGCACAAGGTTAGCAGGTTCAGGAGACTTAATACAAGGAAACAGGCTTTTTTCACACTATTCAcacaacaggaaagaaaaagagggaaatatttattttaatagggCCACATTTACTAATCACTCACAAGCAACTGGCTGAAATACCAGTATCACAATACAAAATCAAGTAACTCTCCCTGGCAGAgctaaaacataaaaacaaagcCTCTGCAGGTCTGAACATTCCTCTTTTACTTAAAAGCAGacttaaaaaagcaaagatagACTGACCCACCCACCTACCTCTAACAACACACTGCAATCTGCCCTCCTCCTAGGACAGGGACCGGCAAGGCATCTTCCATAGTTGCTGTACAAAGGCTCGTTAAAGGAAGCAGGGTCACCTGCCCCCAGTGATGGGGCTGCTAATGAAGCCCAGCTGCATCTTCCCAGGCTCTGGATGATGTTTCCCCGTGGAATTGGCTTGCACTTTATGTTGCTGCTCAAATAAGTGAAAGTGGGgtaaaagcagatggaaaaagcCACCTTCTTTggagtggttttattttgcaccCATACTGCCATTTAAAAGGTCCATGTAAGAGGGAAGGCAAGCAGAGAAAGGTGTTTTTGCAAGGTTTTTCCCCGGTTTCTATAGCGTCAGTTGGCTTTGCTGATATGCCACCGCTCCATGGTTTTTTAACACGATCCTTTTTACTTACCTCCCAGGAGACAAATTGCTCTGAGTTTATTGGGCAAAACTCCGCATCTTACTCTGCTGCACCTTCTACACAGGAgtgtttgaaagaaaaccagcagcaagaagtaagagacaaaaaaagagactgTAATAGTCAAGAATAAAAAAGTCATTCCTCTAGCCTCCTTCTAACATCACTGGAATGCCAGGAGACCTTTTAAGTAATAGCAAGTATCATCAAATGGAAGAGGACATcaaggaaaatgggaatttgaATGAATAGATGTAGAACTGAGAACACAAGTCACCAGTTGTGCTGTGCACGTCTGGGACAATCTCAGTCAGACCAGCTTCATGTATTGCCACAAAACTTGAGAGCTAATCTCTGCTGTCACAAAGGTTTCTGAATAGCTTTTCGAGCAAGGAGAGTAAGAAGAGTTCAGGGTTCCTGGTACACAGTTCCCCAGCATAGCTTATGAATTAATGAATTATGAATTAAATAATATCCATTTTCACATCCCATTTAATTGAATGTATCCAAACATGGTAACCCTAACTAGTCAAAGGACTTTGAGCAGCCACAACTATTGCTTTTTTTGCCAAGTGCTAAGGTAAATATTTGCTGTTCAAAATAAGGATTTGCTTTCTCCCTGATATGTTACCAGTCTTAAAATTGCTACTTAAAACCCAAATATGGATCTGTCGTTGCTACAAGTAGAATTCTTGAAATGTTTGTGTGTATCACTGATGgattttttctgcagctttgccaGCATCATAACCTTACCTTGTGTTCTGTAACTCATGGACCATTTTGAGCTCTCTGAAGCTTCCACAGTAAGGCAGCTTTGTCAGTGAGTAAAGCAGTAGAATTAGGCAAGCCCCCTTTGACTGATGAAGGTGTTGAAGATTATCTTGCTGTGGTTTGCAATGGCTCAGTGACTCTTTAACAGCTTTGAAACAAACCTCATCTGTAGAGGATTTCTCCTCTGTTCCACAGTCATGCACTAGATGAGGCTTAAGGAGGTGCTGCCATCCCTGTGAGccacctctgctgctttcctacAGCCCCGTGTGTTCCTCAGCTGCATGTTCCAGCATGGCATTCTGTCCCAAATGGACACATACCATCAGTGTGAATACTGAACTCCATGTAACCTTCCATTTCCCAGCTTAggtttctattttaattaactccCCAGCTTTGTGCTTAAAAAAGCCCCTATGtatatttgtatgtatatttctttatatatttgATATACCAGCTTTTTTTGACCTTTTACACCAGGTATCCATCTATTACATTCTTCATAAATTCTTTTCATATATGTTTCGATGTTGCCCATGCTGTGACTTCTTACGTGGGCTCTGTGCTTTCATAAACACTCAGTCTGGAGTTTTCTCAGCAGATGAGACCTGTTTTACTTTAACACCTGCTTCAGTCTCCTCTCAGTTAAGGCTGACTTATATTTGCACTGTATAAACCAGTGCCCTTATTTTAACTCTATCCTTCGAAGAATAGCCTCTCTCAGATCATTAAGACCTAATGATTAGTAGATATGGTACTAGTATGGTCTCAGTTTCATCCAGAAGAATAAATAGAGCTAGCTgttcaggaaaagaagaattCCAGTGGGAAATAAAGACAACTGTTGcgacatttttcttcagagtgTTCAGAAATAGCAGATGCACGCATCTTGGGgagttttttaattttgtgacaTGCTGCAAACATAAGGAGTTAGCAGGCAGAAAAGCCAAGTGGGCTGGGTGAATATCCGAGCAGGGAAATCTGGCTAAAGGGAACAAGCAGAGCTGGAATTGTGGTGGAACATGTGTTTTCAAGTAAACATTGTAATAGGCCAGTGGAAGGGGTGCTGATCCCCACACAACTGGCAGCTGTAAAGAGggaaatgcttaaaaaatttGTCTTTAGCTTAAGGATTCAGTAGCTTTCTGGACAGTGAAATACAGGGCAAGTATCTGCCTGGCAACTGGTGATCTAACCTTGGTACCAGTGTCCTGTTCTTAAGGATTCCCAGCTGGAGTCACCTACTGCTCATGTACATCCTGGCATGATAATCCAGCAAATGTTTGTTACTGAAGCCAGTTCCTTTAAGGAATCAGAGAGATCATCTCCAGAGAAATCTGAATTCCCACTATTCCATTTATTAAATAACCACATGAAACACAGCAAGTGTCTTCTGATCAATCTTAATATGGTACCTACCTGTTTCTTGGGAGAATCACAACAAACTCAGCATGTGGAATGGCACGGGAGCTTGTGCAGCCACAAAACCCTGCTGCCACCCACGAGTCTGCAACCTGAAAtgtgctgggggcagcagaaaggaaaacctGAGGAGCTCAGCACTATGGTGCCAAGGAAAACTGGAGCTCACCTTTGCAGGGATGGACAGGTCTGGTTTTCCCTATCAGCAGCCTAAGAGGAATCTGTTTTCAGGCTTCATATGGGTTTTGGTCCCTTTCCTTCCTAACTTCACTGCTTGAAATTGGGCTGGCCTAGCTGCTTCTCTGaagtttgttttccattaagCAGCTGTCTACAAGCTTTTGAGTCAATGGAGGTGCcatggaaaaacaaaggagacAATTTAGATAATATGAGATCCAGAAATATAGTATCTTAAAGAAATCTACACCATAGATATAACTGCAAATTAAATGATAGTACCTGGGGTTTTTGTAGCACTACCATTCTTgtcaatggaaaaaatacaatcTTTTCAGCTTATTACTACTGTGGTCAAACCCAGCAGCATCCAGAAAGCAAATGCTTCCAATGATAATCttacaaaaaataacaaatgacCATACAAAAGATCTGCATGGCCTCTCTAACTCAGACTCCAAACCAcaatgaaacaggaaaactgaattcAGTTCAAGTTTCAGCATGTCTCTTCTGTCCCCAAGTCTGTCTGCCTGCTTAGAATgtcaaaaaaaaacccaacaagaaACCAACAATATATaatctaatatttttaattttatgtacaGGAATATAACGTTATGGCAACTTTGTACATGAAATACATACAGTATTTAAACATGAAAATCAGCTAGGTAAGAATTTACATTAGCAATGAAACTGCTTCATGTGCAGCCCAGTTAATACTTAGTTTAGATCTGTATTTTATTGGGGAGAGATTTTAATAGTTTACAATCATAGaaacataaacatttaaaacaagactctataaaataatttacagaaacCCTACCATCTACACTGAGAGAAAGGGTGTATGTCTGTGAGTTGTGTGTGTGAGTAACAAGGTGGACAAATGATGTATCTCAGCCTTTTTaagtataaaataatttagaagcAGTTCATGCAATATGGAAGCAAAGGCGTGCCAGTTCCTCCAAGGTTTCCTGCTACCTTGGGCATCTACTGAGCATCACATGTGGGTCACTGGACACATGATAACACCGCTGCCAGGTGCCACCAGACAGCACCAGCCTCAGTTCCTCCAAACAATGAGTTATGTAAACATAAATATACAAGTTGATATTGTTTCTACACAGTACAAATACAGGTCACAACTTCTCAGCTGTGCAAGTAGTCAATCCATATGCTGGGAAGCAGGATAATGCTCAGTCCGGAGTTCCACGTGTTCCTCTGTACAGGAGCACTAACAGAACTTCCTTGTTTTCACCAGTTTGCTCTGGTATTTCACCGAGTGCCCGCCGTGCCCTATCACATAAACATCCAGCAGGTAGGACTTGCCAGGCTGCAGGCCTCTGATTGTCTCTGTGGTCACTGCTTTCTGGATGTTCTGGCTGTGGAAGTATTTACAGAGAACCTTTTCTGACTTCTTCCTCGTGTCTGGACCCAAGCACTGgttctgctctcttttcttctgctcatCATTGTAGTTGTCATCCACTTCCCTCTTGTAGATGCAGAATTTGTTCCTCTCCTGTGTGCCCAGCCATGCCACCGTGACCGAGGAACACGTGCGGAGTTTGTCAAAGGCTTTGATCCGCGTATCTTCGGGAAGGGAAGGAAACGACTGCTTGTTAGGCCTCGTTGTAGCCAGGATCTTCAGCATGGAAGCACCTTTCTTGCTTCCCTTCAGCCTAATAAGATAtttagcttttgctttccccCGGAGCTGGAACTGCCGCACACCCTCCACGCTTTGAGACAAGAGAAGTTTTCCATCCCTCCTAACTTGGATCTGAACAGCATCCAGGCAGGAATGAACGGAAAAGGTGACTTTTTGGTGAGATGAAACAGGGGCAAAACGTAGAAATTTGGCTCCCTTTCTTTTGATGAATACATCTGTAACTTTGCCATCCTTCAGCTCGACTGTTTTCTGCTTCGCCTCCTCCTTGGTCCTGGCAAAAGTGCCGACGTACGCGGTGCTCATGTTGGTGTTGGTGTTCACTGCAAACATGTCAAAGTAGTACTGCGTGTCTGGCTTCAGGTCAGACACGGTGAAGATGTTCTTGTTCCCAATACAAACTCTATGCAGGTCAACTCTCGGCTTCGGGGACGTTTGCCGCCCAAACTTCGATGATTTTAGGAAACCACGTTCTTTGCCAGAGTTGTTGTCTGCAGGGAAGCCAAAATGGGCAAAGTCAAAGGGACTGAAATCCAGGCCTGGTTTTGGAGCCATCATGAAGGCATCATCAGAGCTGAGCTTGGCTTCGACGGCGCAGAGGCTTTTGAAGTTGTGCTCTTTGTTAATGACTATGCAGTACTGGATGGGCTGTCTCAGTAAGGAGGCCGTGGGGCTCGGTTTCCATGCCAGCGTCACTGTAGTACGTCCCAGAGAGGTGACATCAATTCTGGGATCATAGGGTAACTCAGGATAAGGCTGGTCTGACTCTGGAGTCGTGGTTGCATATACTTTAAAATGGGTGTCTTTCTCTGTCGACAGCAGATCCAGCTGGTACAGCCCCGACGGGGAACTAGAGGACACAAAGTACTCCACGTCGTTGCCTTTGTAGGAGAAGAGCTCCGTGCCTTCCTCATTGGTAATCTGCTGTTTCTGTTGCTCAAGGGGCTCTGGGTCACCTGGagtaaagcaaaggaaaacatttgtaCAGACACTCTCCTCAAATGTGAGGAAACAGAACTCTACAGACACATTTTACTACCTAAAATACAAATGTGAGATGGAAAAGGAAGGTTTTATCTTCTCAGTAAGATGTAATTGATCAACACTTCTGtcaaataaagaggaaaattgGTTTGGCACTCAGGTTCAAACCAAATGCGATAGAAATTCCACCTGACCAGCATTAATGGAGTCTCATGAATGGTAGCtaacaccttccactggagTGTCAGGCATCCCACTTGGAGTTGCCATGCAGTTTTCCCCAGGGGAAACTCACTCACCTGCCTGTTCCCAGATGTGGACCCTTGGCTTTGGCCCTCTGAGCCACACTAAAATTTCATTGCTAAACACAGTGGGGACCGAAGGTGTGTCTGCCCCACCATGTGGTGTGTGTGACAGTTCAGCACACGTGTCAGAGGCTCTGGCAACTCTTGTCTCTCCTGAACAGCAGCTACACGGCTCCGTGTCTGGAGATGAGTCCCCTCCAAGGGGTGAGCTCAatcctgctgcagtgccagccctgtCTCTCCAGTTCTTATCTTGTGTACACAGCTCACAGCAAAGCCCCCATCAAACTGAGTCACTGGGTAAACAGAGTTTGCTGTGGCAGCATCCAGTGCCCCCTGTGACTGTAACCTcagcttttacttttttgtagcccttttccttttcatgtcGCTGCCTGCTGTCAATCTCCTGCACTGGAAGACCCAAACAGCAGGAGATCATAAAGACAGGCCTGCTGTGAGACTCAGTGTTTGAGGAACCATAAATCCAGGGAAGAGGACAGTGGAAGTCGCTGATGGTTTGTTACCTGAACCTTCTCCACTGGCTTCCTCTGGGAGCTCCTGCACACTCAGTTTCCACTCCAGAGGGGCATCACATGGTGTCACCGTCACTGCTAAGGGAGTGTTGTCCTCTTCAACCACAAAGAAATACCTAGAGGGACATTAACAGACCCACATGTCAGGAACTCCTGATGGCAGCCAGCTGGCAGGGATTGACTTGACATGATCAGGGATGGTCTTGGTGTGGCCAGAGAGTCAAAAGTGTTACTAGTAGGCAGAGGAAGTATGGAAAGGCTGGTGAGCAAGAGCTAAGGAGCAGAGTTCACAGCtcaaggcagagcagaggggtttCTGACCTCCTGCCCTCACCTCCACCCGCTTTACTTTCTACCCCTATAGTACCTAGATACAAATAATCACAAAGGCATAAATGAGGGAAACGGGATCTCTCCTGGAACTTAGGGATATGCTCTTCCAAGCAGGACACACATTTTACATTATGTCCAGGTAAGCACATAgagatacacacacacccccagcTGCCCTCCCACATTCCCCCAAGCCCAACACATCACCGACTGTAAAATGTTCCTCACCAATGAAGGCTGGAGGCAGTCTGTGATATGAGGCAACGCAGCT
This window of the Corvus cornix cornix isolate S_Up_H32 chromosome 4, ASM73873v5, whole genome shotgun sequence genome carries:
- the NDNF gene encoding protein NDNF isoform X1, producing the protein MLCANSRMLLLRCPLLFLLLLLPLGSRSQKLPTRDEELFQMQIRDKAFFHDSSVIPDGAEISSYLFRDTPKRYFFVVEEDNTPLAVTVTPCDAPLEWKLSVQELPEEASGEGSGDPEPLEQQKQQITNEEGTELFSYKGNDVEYFVSSSSPSGLYQLDLLSTEKDTHFKVYATTTPESDQPYPELPYDPRIDVTSLGRTTVTLAWKPSPTASLLRQPIQYCIVINKEHNFKSLCAVEAKLSSDDAFMMAPKPGLDFSPFDFAHFGFPADNNSGKERGFLKSSKFGRQTSPKPRVDLHRVCIGNKNIFTVSDLKPDTQYYFDMFAVNTNTNMSTAYVGTFARTKEEAKQKTVELKDGKVTDVFIKRKGAKFLRFAPVSSHQKVTFSVHSCLDAVQIQVRRDGKLLLSQSVEGVRQFQLRGKAKAKYLIRLKGSKKGASMLKILATTRPNKQSFPSLPEDTRIKAFDKLRTCSSVTVAWLGTQERNKFCIYKREVDDNYNDEQKKREQNQCLGPDTRKKSEKVLCKYFHSQNIQKAVTTETIRGLQPGKSYLLDVYVIGHGGHSVKYQSKLVKTRKFC
- the NDNF gene encoding protein NDNF isoform X2; translated protein: MLLLRCPLLFLLLLLPLGSRSQKLPTRDEELFQMQIRDKAFFHDSSVIPDGAEISSYLFRDTPKRYFFVVEEDNTPLAVTVTPCDAPLEWKLSVQELPEEASGEGSGDPEPLEQQKQQITNEEGTELFSYKGNDVEYFVSSSSPSGLYQLDLLSTEKDTHFKVYATTTPESDQPYPELPYDPRIDVTSLGRTTVTLAWKPSPTASLLRQPIQYCIVINKEHNFKSLCAVEAKLSSDDAFMMAPKPGLDFSPFDFAHFGFPADNNSGKERGFLKSSKFGRQTSPKPRVDLHRVCIGNKNIFTVSDLKPDTQYYFDMFAVNTNTNMSTAYVGTFARTKEEAKQKTVELKDGKVTDVFIKRKGAKFLRFAPVSSHQKVTFSVHSCLDAVQIQVRRDGKLLLSQSVEGVRQFQLRGKAKAKYLIRLKGSKKGASMLKILATTRPNKQSFPSLPEDTRIKAFDKLRTCSSVTVAWLGTQERNKFCIYKREVDDNYNDEQKKREQNQCLGPDTRKKSEKVLCKYFHSQNIQKAVTTETIRGLQPGKSYLLDVYVIGHGGHSVKYQSKLVKTRKFC